TGTCTCTGCAGGTGAGATTACATTGGTCGGTCTCGAGCCGACCACGGAGAATCGTCACAGAGCCTTACGATGATAGTCAAAAACGGAATAAGAGCCCGGCGACACCCTGATGACGCTCGATCTCGAGATCGGCAAACGGATCGTTCCGGTCGCCGCCATCGTAGTTCGAGTACCGGTATTCCACCCTGGCTATAAGGTTGCGGGCGAGCGCGAATTCCGCTCCAGCGCCCAGCCTGTAGCCGTCGAAGTCCCTGGTCGCGTTGATCTCGAACCCGCTTGGATCGCGATAATCCGCGTCCAAGTCGAGGTTGGTGTACCCACCTTTCAGATAGATAAGACCGCTCGTTCCAACGCGCAGGCCTGCCCTGGCGCCGAGGTAAAGATCGGCTCCAATGCCAAGTCGAAGGCTGTCGCCGGGGATCAGGAAACCGTCTTCGCTCTCACCGACGGAACTGTCGGTGAATTCGGTTTCCACGCCGAGCACTGCCCCACCTATGGTCACGTCGTAACCGATCACCCCTCCGTAGACCACGCCCGTTTGGCCTTCGTCGGTATCATCACCCGCGAAGCCGTCCACGCCGAGCACCGGACCGCCATAGAACCCTTGACCTACCACGTTCGATTCCTGCGCGAAGGCAGGACCATGCAGAAGTGCGAGGGCCAGCGTGGCCCAGTAACGTTTTCTCATTTCGACCCTTTCCGGCGATTTACAAATCGTTTCGGCGGTCAATCAAGCGCACATGTCGTTTCTGAGGAATGACTGTTCTTGCTTATTTTTCCAGCGATGAGATTATTCGGTTTGTCTCAGACGGACGGTGGTCGTTCGGCTCATCGGTTCGATGCTACCGAGGTCGAGGGCCTTCCAATTCTTGAACGCAGCGTAATGCTGGAAGATCGAGGCGAAGCGTTCGCTGCCGAGGAAATTTATGTCTCCCTGGTCCAAGTCGGAGAACGGCAGTATGAATACGTAGATGTAGCAGCCGAGCCTGAACTCGCAGACGACGTGAGGCAGATCTGAGAGGCCGGACTTGTGGATGTAGAGTGCGATCTGCGCGGAGGGGTTGGGCTCGAGGGGGACGATGGCGGTGTAGACTGGCGGCAACTCGCCCGTGCTATCAGGACGGCAGCCGTAACGCACCCAATTGATTGTGTCCTTGAGGTTGCCGAGCGCGCCCTCGGGGATCACCGACAATGCGAATTTCGCCAGTGTCCGATAGCAATTCTCCGGGACCGGGGCGATCTCGCTTTCGACCTCGAACGTCAGCTCGCCATCCTGCATCAGGGGGGCGTCCTGCAAAAGCTCGACGAAGATGAGGTCTCCCTCGTTACGAATTACGCCACCTTTGATCTTGGCGCGAGGCAATCCGCTACGACCACAGGTTCCGAGGAACAGCCGCGGCACCTCGAGCAGGGCCAACAGGTGCGGCTCTAGGTCATCACCGAACGCAGCGTTGCATTCATCGCATTCGTCGGCCAACAGGAGATGGACATTGCCCAGCCCACGCGAGATCGCGTGGGCGTTGCTTTCGAAGGTCGCGCCGGTTGAACGGTTTCTTTTGCAGAACCGGCAGGTGCGATCGGCCTTCCGAGCGTTGCCGATCCTCGATCTTCGGTCCGTCGATGGGACTACAAGGTCGTATTCGGCCAGGGTCGT
The genomic region above belongs to Qipengyuania spongiae and contains:
- a CDS encoding outer membrane protein is translated as MRKRYWATLALALLHGPAFAQESNVVGQGFYGGPVLGVDGFAGDDTDEGQTGVVYGGVIGYDVTIGGAVLGVETEFTDSSVGESEDGFLIPGDSLRLGIGADLYLGARAGLRVGTSGLIYLKGGYTNLDLDADYRDPSGFEINATRDFDGYRLGAGAEFALARNLIARVEYRYSNYDGGDRNDPFADLEIERHQGVAGLLFRF